In Accipiter gentilis chromosome 17, bAccGen1.1, whole genome shotgun sequence, one DNA window encodes the following:
- the CNTF gene encoding LOW QUALITY PROTEIN: ciliary neurotrophic factor (The sequence of the model RefSeq protein was modified relative to this genomic sequence to represent the inferred CDS: deleted 1 base in 1 codon): MAAADSSSAALRRRDLCSRGIRLAGKMRSDVIDLLDTYVERQGLDASASVAVVEGVPMAAVEHWDEQTGTQRLLENLAAYRAFRALLAQMLEEQREQLGEADAALGRALAAVLLQVSAFTYHLEELLRLESRGPPSEEGAGPPPPSHLGLFERKLWGLGVLRELAQWAVRSARDLRQLTKPSPGSSLAPSPAESP, translated from the exons ATGGCGGCAGCAGACAGCTCCTCAGCCGCCCTCCGGCGCCGCGACCTGTGCAGCCGAGGCATCCGCCTGGCCGGGAAGATGCGCTCGGATGTCATCGACCTCCTGGACACCTAC GTGGAGCGGCAGGGCTTGGATGCCTCAGCCAGCGTGGCAGTGGTGGAGGGGGTGCCGATGGCAGCAGTGGAGCACTGGGATGAGCAGACGGGGACCCAGCGGCTGCTGGAGAACCTGGCGGCGTACCGGGCCTTCCGGGCCCTGCTGGCCCAGATGCTGGAGGAGCAGCGGGAGCAGCTGGGTGAGGCTGACGCTGCCCTGGGCCGGGCGCTGGCAGCCGTCCTGCTCCAGGTCTCAGCCTTCACCTACCATCTTGAGGAGCTGCTGCGGCTGGAGAGCCGCGGGCCCCCCAGTGAGGAGGgagctggc cccccccccccctcccacctcggCCTCTTCGAGAGGAAGCtgtggggtctgggggtgctgcgGGAGCTGGCCCAGTGGGCCGTCAGGTCTGCACGGGACCTGCGGCAGCTCACTAAGCCCAGCCCGGGCAGCAGCTTggcccccagcccagctgagaGCCCTTGA